ctttgaggtcaaacggtgacgaaacaatcgaaatgcacatagattggccaatgaacaacctccttttgacctcaatgcgggggcgccgtactgaaatgacgtcatgtgcatatggtctattattttgagtaattaccaatagtgcccagtacCTTTAATGGTGTTTAATGAGGACTTATCTCCGATCTAAATTTGCATACTTTCTAACCTGCTCTCGATCAAAAGAACATTTCTAATAACAAGTGTGtacaaactaaacaaatctAGTTCAGCAATATTTTGGGTGGACCAATGGATCTAAAATAAACCCAACTAATTTAATTTATTCGTGCCCTTTGGTTAACGCCACTGGTGCAGAGACTAATATTGCTCGATCCAGGCCTACAGTACATTGCCCTTTTAGTTGCCCTTCTCTAACGTACACATCCATGCCGTAGCTACAGGTAAGTCTCCGGTCACGTTCCCTGCTTGGCTCGGACCATTCCCAGCGGTCCCCGGTGTTTCTTGCATCAGTCTTATTCGATCTTGCTTCACATCAGGTAATTCATGCACCTCTTTTAATGCTGCTATGGTGTCCAGAAGCTCTGTAGAAACCCTCAGTAATGCTCGATCTTGTTTGTCCAAATCTTCCTATAAAACCGCAAGAGAGAAGGCACAGATATCAATAACATGAAACTCAAGTTAATTAGGAAACGGAATGGGCAGAAGTTCATGTTAGCTTAGGAAAACCAATTAA
The sequence above is drawn from the Asterias amurensis chromosome 13, ASM3211899v1 genome and encodes:
- the LOC139946557 gene encoding uncharacterized protein codes for the protein MDPATRSEGFHYGQQKSTVRRELRQIIEDLDKQDRALLRVSTELLDTIAALKEVHELPDVKQDRIRLMQETPGTAGNGPSQAGNVTGDLPVATAWMCTLEKGN